Proteins encoded together in one Streptomyces sp. TLI_171 window:
- a CDS encoding ABC transporter permease has product MSPTTPAARPLTRRRPTGAETSAERLAARIRRHGALSVLALVVLLAAVFSPGFASTDNLGAILGNNAFGWLLALGLTFVILTGGIDLSVGSMYALGGVLAAWAAQHHGTWAAVLLPLAVGAAWGCVHGLLVARAGMAPFIVTLAGLLGARGLLQLITGEGTTTYLVPRESAFRALGEGTWTPVLISAALFGLGAVLLTRTRFGAVTTAIGGNEHAARLMGLPVARTKTLVYVLSATLACAAGALGSARLGSGVTTVGVGYELTAIASVAIGGTLLTGGSGTIGGTVAGVLLLSVIHNLIDRSASQYGSAVTDTVNGAFLAAVVLAQALLDRGRRDE; this is encoded by the coding sequence ATGAGCCCCACCACTCCGGCCGCCCGGCCGCTGACCCGCCGTCGCCCGACGGGCGCCGAGACCTCCGCCGAGCGCCTGGCGGCCCGGATCCGGCGGCACGGCGCGCTCAGCGTGCTCGCCCTGGTGGTGCTGCTCGCCGCGGTGTTCTCGCCCGGCTTCGCGAGCACCGACAACCTCGGCGCGATCCTCGGCAACAACGCCTTCGGCTGGCTGCTGGCGCTCGGCTTGACCTTCGTCATCCTCACCGGCGGCATCGACCTGTCGGTGGGCTCGATGTACGCGCTCGGCGGCGTGCTGGCGGCCTGGGCCGCCCAGCACCACGGCACCTGGGCGGCCGTGCTGCTGCCGCTCGCGGTCGGCGCCGCCTGGGGCTGCGTGCACGGACTGCTGGTCGCCCGGGCCGGGATGGCGCCGTTCATCGTCACGCTGGCCGGCCTGCTCGGCGCCCGCGGCCTGCTGCAGCTGATCACCGGTGAGGGCACCACCACCTACCTGGTGCCGCGCGAGTCCGCGTTCCGCGCCCTCGGCGAGGGCACCTGGACGCCCGTGCTGATCTCCGCCGCCCTGTTCGGCCTCGGCGCGGTGCTGCTCACCCGCACCCGGTTCGGCGCCGTTACCACCGCGATCGGCGGCAACGAGCACGCCGCCCGGCTGATGGGCCTGCCCGTCGCCCGCACCAAGACCCTGGTGTACGTGCTGTCCGCGACCCTGGCCTGTGCGGCCGGCGCGCTCGGCAGCGCCCGGCTCGGCTCCGGCGTCACCACCGTCGGCGTCGGCTACGAACTCACCGCCATCGCGTCCGTCGCCATCGGCGGCACCCTGCTCACCGGCGGCAGCGGCACGATCGGCGGCACCGTCGCCGGCGTGCTGCTGCTCTCGGTGATCCACAACCTGATCGACCGCTCCGCCTCCCAGTACGGCTCGGCCGTCACCGACACCGTCAACGGCGCGTTCCTGGCCGCCGTGGTGCTCGCCCAGGCCCTGCTGGACCGCGGCCGCCGGGACGAGTGA
- a CDS encoding LacI family DNA-binding transcriptional regulator, giving the protein MGVSLKDVAIRAGVSVKTVSNVVNDYPHVRPGTRDRVRQAIDELGYRPNATARHLRTGRSGIIALAVPELGNPYFADLAAAVIDAAAHHAHTVLLDHTAGLRSKETLVSQGFRSHLIDGLILSPIHLETADLLDRPARPPLVLLGEREYDAPFDHIAIDNVAAARLAVRHLLGLGRRRIAFVGARRDSRRQPAHLRLRGWREEILAAGGHPGEDLVIATDGYDRLDGAVAMTRLLDLPEPPDAVFAYNDLVALGALRVLAERGVRVPEEIAVVGFDDIEDGRYGAVTLTTIAPDKAAIARLAVDCLIARIEAAPDRAPSGPRRILPSHTLVVRESTAGRAPRP; this is encoded by the coding sequence GTGGGCGTGAGCCTCAAGGACGTCGCGATCCGGGCCGGAGTGTCCGTCAAGACCGTCTCCAACGTGGTCAACGACTACCCGCACGTCAGACCCGGCACCCGGGACCGCGTCCGGCAGGCCATCGACGAGCTCGGCTACCGCCCCAACGCCACCGCCCGCCACCTGCGCACCGGCCGCAGCGGCATCATCGCGCTGGCCGTGCCCGAACTCGGCAACCCGTACTTCGCCGACCTCGCCGCCGCCGTCATCGACGCCGCCGCCCACCACGCCCACACCGTGCTGCTCGACCACACCGCCGGGCTGCGCAGCAAGGAGACCCTGGTCTCGCAGGGCTTCCGCTCGCACCTGATCGACGGACTCATCCTCAGCCCCATCCACCTGGAGACCGCCGACCTGCTGGACCGCCCCGCCCGGCCGCCGCTGGTGCTGCTCGGCGAGCGCGAGTACGACGCCCCGTTCGACCACATCGCCATCGACAACGTCGCCGCCGCCCGGCTCGCCGTCCGCCACCTGCTGGGCCTCGGCCGCCGCCGGATCGCCTTCGTCGGCGCCCGCCGGGACAGCCGCCGCCAGCCCGCCCACCTGCGGCTGCGCGGCTGGCGCGAGGAGATCCTGGCCGCCGGGGGCCACCCCGGCGAGGACCTGGTGATCGCCACCGACGGCTACGACCGCCTGGACGGCGCCGTCGCCATGACCCGCCTGCTCGACCTGCCCGAACCGCCCGACGCCGTGTTCGCCTACAACGACCTGGTCGCCCTCGGCGCGCTGCGGGTGCTCGCCGAACGCGGGGTCCGGGTCCCCGAGGAGATCGCCGTCGTCGGCTTCGACGACATCGAGGACGGCCGCTACGGCGCCGTCACCCTCACCACCATCGCCCCCGACAAGGCCGCCATCGCCCGCCTGGCCGTGGACTGCCTGATCGCCCGGATCGAAGCCGCGCCCGACCGGGCCCCCTCCGGGCCCCGCCGCATCCTGCCGAGCCACACCCTGGTGGTCCGCGAGTCCACCGCCGGCCGCGCGCCCCGCCCCTGA
- a CDS encoding aldose epimerase family protein, whose amino-acid sequence MPLPSVTRSPFGTLADGTPVARWTLDAGTGVRAEVLDLGGILHRLDVPDPDGRSASVVLGHAALDGYTADTAYLGALIGRYANRIAHGRFRLDGRTHRVPATDRGHALHGGPGGFHRRRWQATAAPGRDAAALRLDLRSPHGDMGFPGELHVTAVYTLDRRGTLRLDWTARTDRPTPVNLTHHAYFNLSGPGSGGVHAHRLTVDADAYLPVDPAAIPLGAPAPTAGTPFDLRTPRPLGERLDHPHPQLRRSGGYDHCYVLAPPPAPGALRRAARLHDPGSRRELEVWTTEPGLQVYTGNGLDGRPHPRHAGLCLETQHFPDSPNRPGYPDTVLRPGAPRRSTTEFRFPHLSHSRAGERT is encoded by the coding sequence TTGCCGCTCCCGTCCGTCACCCGCAGCCCGTTCGGCACCCTGGCCGACGGCACCCCCGTCGCCCGCTGGACGCTCGACGCCGGCACCGGCGTCCGGGCCGAAGTGCTCGACCTCGGCGGCATCCTGCACCGCCTGGACGTCCCCGACCCGGACGGGCGGTCCGCCTCCGTCGTGCTCGGCCACGCCGCGCTGGACGGCTACACCGCCGACACCGCCTACCTCGGCGCGCTCATCGGACGGTACGCCAACCGGATCGCGCACGGCCGGTTCCGCCTCGACGGCCGCACCCACCGCGTTCCCGCCACCGACCGCGGCCACGCCCTGCACGGCGGGCCGGGCGGCTTCCACCGCCGCCGCTGGCAGGCCACCGCCGCACCGGGCCGGGACGCCGCCGCACTCCGCCTCGACCTGCGCAGCCCGCACGGCGACATGGGATTCCCCGGCGAACTGCACGTCACCGCCGTCTACACCCTCGACCGCCGCGGCACCCTGCGGCTGGACTGGACCGCCCGCACCGACCGCCCCACCCCCGTCAACCTCACCCACCACGCCTACTTCAACCTGTCCGGCCCGGGCAGCGGCGGCGTGCACGCCCACCGGCTGACCGTCGACGCCGACGCCTACCTGCCCGTCGACCCCGCCGCCATCCCGCTCGGCGCACCCGCCCCCACCGCCGGCACCCCCTTCGACCTGCGCACCCCACGGCCGCTCGGCGAACGCCTCGACCACCCCCACCCCCAGCTGCGCCGGTCCGGCGGCTACGACCACTGCTACGTGCTCGCCCCGCCGCCCGCCCCCGGCGCGCTGCGCCGCGCCGCCCGGCTCCACGACCCGGGCAGCCGCCGCGAATTGGAGGTGTGGACCACCGAACCCGGCCTGCAGGTGTACACCGGCAACGGTCTCGACGGCCGCCCCCACCCCCGGCACGCCGGACTCTGCCTGGAGACCCAGCACTTCCCCGACTCGCCCAACCGGCCCGGCTACCCGGACACCGTGCTGCGCCCCGGCGCACCGCGGCGCAGCACCACCGAGTTCCGTTTCCCGCACCTGTCCCACTCCCGGGCGGGGGAGCGGACATGA
- a CDS encoding LacI family DNA-binding transcriptional regulator — protein MSVPGNIGGAGAPRLKDVAELAGVSVKTVSNVVNGTTPVAEATRERVQRAIDTLGYLPNVTARRLRTGRSGVIALAFPELPSPYFAELAVEVIAAARRVGITVLMDDTGGDPAAELRIASGLGDPMIDGVILSPLGLDRAALLSRSREIPLVLLGEADLGPVADRVHIDNVAGAREVTRHLLDEGYRRIAAIGWQDPAPRATAEQRLAGYREALRDAGLTVDQELLPPVRAYFRPDGASAMRRLLRLPERPDAVFCFNDLLALGALRAAHEAGLRVPQDLAIVGFDDVEEAAYAIPSLTTVAPDKRLIAELAVRCLEERIEQRYTGPGRRITPGFRVVVRESSTLSR, from the coding sequence TTGTCCGTACCGGGCAACATCGGCGGCGCCGGGGCGCCGCGGCTGAAGGACGTGGCCGAGCTGGCCGGGGTCTCCGTGAAGACCGTGTCGAACGTGGTCAACGGGACGACTCCGGTGGCGGAGGCCACCCGGGAGCGGGTGCAGCGGGCCATCGACACGCTGGGCTACCTGCCCAACGTGACGGCCCGCCGGCTGCGCACGGGCCGCAGCGGGGTGATCGCGCTGGCCTTCCCCGAACTGCCGTCGCCGTACTTCGCGGAGCTGGCGGTGGAGGTGATCGCGGCCGCCCGCCGGGTGGGCATCACGGTGCTGATGGACGACACCGGCGGCGATCCGGCGGCGGAGCTGCGGATCGCCTCCGGACTCGGGGACCCGATGATCGACGGGGTGATCCTCAGCCCGCTCGGCCTGGACCGGGCGGCGCTGCTGTCGCGCTCCCGGGAGATCCCGCTGGTGCTGCTCGGCGAGGCCGACCTCGGGCCGGTCGCCGACCGGGTGCACATCGACAACGTGGCGGGCGCCCGCGAGGTGACCCGGCACCTGCTGGACGAGGGCTACCGGCGGATCGCCGCGATCGGCTGGCAGGACCCGGCGCCGCGGGCCACCGCCGAGCAGCGCCTGGCCGGGTACCGGGAGGCGCTGCGGGACGCGGGGCTGACGGTCGATCAGGAGCTGCTGCCGCCGGTGCGGGCCTACTTCCGGCCGGACGGCGCGTCCGCGATGCGCCGGCTGCTGCGGCTGCCGGAGCGCCCCGACGCGGTGTTCTGCTTCAACGACCTGCTGGCGCTGGGGGCGTTGCGGGCGGCGCACGAGGCGGGCCTGCGGGTGCCGCAGGACCTGGCGATCGTCGGTTTCGACGACGTGGAGGAGGCGGCGTACGCGATCCCCTCGCTGACCACCGTCGCGCCCGACAAGCGGCTGATCGCGGAGCTGGCGGTGCGCTGCCTGGAGGAGCGGATCGAGCAGCGCTACACCGGCCCGGGCCGGCGGATCACGCCGGGGTTCCGGGTGGTGGTGCGGGAGAGCAGCACCCTCTCGCGCTGA
- a CDS encoding arabinofuranosidase catalytic domain-containing protein, whose translation MSNQPRLPAQQLWHTARAAVAALALVVAALIGLPGVGHAAASLPCDLYAAGGTPCVAAHSTTRALFAAYNGPLYRVTRASDGATADIGLLTAGGYANAQAQDQFCNGSSCRITRIYDQTTRHNDLLPGPAGTAGGVDRGADASEIAVTAGGHKVYGVWISPGVGYRYTGVASGVAVNGQPEGVYMVASGTHVGADCCFDYGNAESTPADTGNGHMDAVSIATTCYFPPCSGNGPWIEADLENGMFQGDNGSNTANLGNSSPFVTAVLKNNGQTTYALKGGNAQSGALTTWWNGALPSRGGYRPMQQEGGIILGIGGDNSNRNRGTFFEGVMVSGYPGDATENAVQANVVSVGYNGRTDLPNGPQGAITGPGGQCVDVAADDTGANGSAVQLWNCQTYAEDQHWTHNADGSLGTIGRCLDATGNGTANGTLLELWDCNGGGAQKWIQQADGSLLNPQSGRCLDDPNGNSANGTRLQLWDCNGAAAQKFAVGGGGPVAGPGGQCVDVAADDTGANGSAVQLWNCQSYALDQHWTHAADTSLRTLGRCLDVNGNGTAAGTQVELWDCNGVGGQKWIQQADGSLLNPQSGRCLDAPSGATANGTRLQLWDCNGSAAQKFALR comes from the coding sequence TTGTCCAATCAACCCAGGCTTCCCGCCCAGCAGTTGTGGCACACCGCCCGAGCGGCCGTGGCCGCCCTCGCGCTGGTGGTCGCCGCACTGATCGGCCTGCCCGGCGTCGGCCACGCCGCCGCCTCGCTGCCCTGCGACCTGTACGCCGCGGGCGGCACCCCCTGCGTCGCCGCGCACAGCACCACCCGCGCCCTGTTCGCCGCCTACAACGGCCCGCTGTACCGGGTCACCCGGGCCTCCGACGGCGCCACCGCCGACATCGGCCTGCTGACGGCCGGCGGCTACGCCAACGCCCAGGCGCAGGACCAGTTCTGCAACGGCAGCAGCTGCCGGATCACCCGGATCTACGACCAGACCACCCGGCACAACGACCTCCTGCCCGGACCCGCGGGCACCGCGGGCGGCGTCGACCGCGGCGCGGACGCCTCCGAGATCGCCGTCACCGCCGGCGGCCACAAGGTCTACGGCGTGTGGATCTCACCCGGCGTCGGCTACCGCTACACCGGTGTCGCCTCCGGCGTCGCCGTCAACGGCCAGCCCGAGGGCGTCTACATGGTCGCCAGCGGCACCCACGTCGGCGCGGACTGCTGCTTCGACTACGGCAACGCCGAGTCCACCCCCGCCGACACCGGCAACGGCCACATGGACGCCGTCTCCATCGCCACCACCTGCTACTTCCCGCCGTGCAGCGGCAACGGGCCGTGGATCGAGGCCGACCTGGAGAACGGCATGTTCCAGGGCGACAACGGCTCCAACACCGCCAACCTCGGCAACAGCAGCCCCTTCGTCACCGCCGTCCTGAAGAACAACGGACAGACCACGTACGCCCTCAAGGGCGGCAACGCCCAGTCCGGCGCCCTCACCACCTGGTGGAACGGCGCCCTGCCCAGCCGCGGGGGCTACCGCCCGATGCAGCAGGAGGGCGGCATCATCCTCGGCATCGGCGGCGACAACTCCAACCGGAACCGCGGCACCTTCTTCGAGGGCGTCATGGTCTCCGGCTACCCGGGCGACGCCACCGAGAACGCCGTCCAGGCCAACGTCGTCTCGGTCGGCTACAACGGCCGGACCGACCTGCCCAACGGCCCGCAGGGCGCCATCACCGGCCCCGGCGGCCAGTGCGTGGACGTCGCCGCCGACGACACCGGCGCCAACGGCAGCGCCGTCCAGCTGTGGAACTGCCAGACGTACGCCGAGGACCAGCACTGGACGCACAACGCGGACGGCTCGCTCGGCACCATCGGCCGCTGCCTGGACGCCACCGGCAACGGCACCGCCAACGGCACGCTCCTCGAACTGTGGGACTGCAACGGCGGCGGCGCCCAGAAGTGGATCCAGCAGGCCGACGGCTCGCTGCTCAACCCGCAGTCCGGCCGCTGCCTCGACGACCCCAACGGCAACTCCGCCAACGGCACCCGCCTGCAACTCTGGGACTGCAACGGCGCAGCCGCCCAGAAGTTCGCAGTGGGCGGCGGCGGCCCGGTCGCCGGCCCCGGCGGCCAGTGCGTGGACGTCGCCGCCGACGACACCGGCGCCAACGGCAGCGCCGTCCAGCTGTGGAACTGCCAGTCCTACGCCCTCGACCAGCACTGGACGCACGCCGCCGACACCTCGCTGCGCACCCTCGGCCGCTGCCTGGACGTCAACGGCAACGGCACCGCCGCCGGCACCCAGGTCGAACTGTGGGACTGCAACGGCGTCGGCGGCCAGAAGTGGATCCAGCAGGCCGACGGGTCGCTGCTGAACCCGCAGTCCGGCCGCTGCCTCGACGCCCCGAGCGGCGCCACCGCCAACGGCACCCGCCTGCAGCTGTGGGACTGCAACGGCAGCGCGGCGCAGAAGTTCGCGCTGCGCTGA
- a CDS encoding VOC family protein translates to MLTMGSVVLGVDDVPRAVAFWTRALGYVPRGDGDEQWAVLLPPRPGGVQLALGRSVSPVQEHPRVHLDLYAADAAEQAAEVERLVALGARRVDWDSYPPDPDFVVLADPDGNRFCVIDTAHG, encoded by the coding sequence ATGCTGACCATGGGTTCGGTGGTGCTCGGGGTGGACGACGTGCCGCGCGCGGTGGCGTTCTGGACGCGGGCGCTGGGGTACGTGCCGCGCGGCGACGGCGACGAGCAGTGGGCGGTGCTGCTGCCGCCGCGGCCGGGCGGGGTGCAGTTGGCGCTCGGGCGCAGCGTCAGCCCGGTGCAGGAGCACCCCCGGGTGCACCTGGACCTGTACGCGGCGGACGCCGCCGAGCAGGCCGCCGAGGTGGAGCGGCTGGTGGCGCTGGGGGCCCGGCGGGTGGACTGGGACAGCTACCCGCCGGACCCGGACTTCGTGGTGCTGGCCGACCCGGACGGCAACCGTTTCTGCGTGATCGACACCGCGCACGGCTGA
- a CDS encoding LysR family transcriptional regulator, producing the protein MELRSLRYFVAVAEELHFGRAATRLHMSQPPLSRAIGRLEAEVGALLFTRSAAGIALTPVGVVLLDEARALLGHAEQVRARVRAAAGAAVLTVGILGDGADPGVARLAAAYRRSHPGVDVRIRDADLTDPTCGLRAGLVDVALTRAPFDETALTVRRLRSDPVGAVLRADDPLAGRSELRLADLEGRRWFRFPEGTDPLWQAYWQGGAHREGPVVRAVQECLQAVLWNGTVGLAPLGHRPPAELTLVPLADMPPSPVVAAWNAGDANPLIRSFVDAATAAYHR; encoded by the coding sequence GTGGAGCTACGGAGCCTGCGGTACTTCGTGGCGGTCGCCGAGGAACTCCACTTCGGCCGGGCCGCCACCCGACTGCACATGAGCCAGCCGCCGCTGAGCCGGGCGATCGGCCGGCTGGAGGCGGAGGTGGGCGCGCTGCTGTTCACCCGCTCCGCCGCCGGGATCGCCCTCACGCCGGTGGGGGTGGTGCTGCTGGACGAGGCGCGGGCGCTGCTCGGGCATGCCGAGCAGGTGCGGGCGCGGGTCCGGGCGGCGGCGGGGGCGGCGGTGCTGACGGTCGGGATCCTGGGCGACGGCGCCGATCCGGGCGTGGCCCGGCTGGCGGCCGCGTACCGGCGCAGCCATCCGGGCGTCGACGTCCGGATCCGCGACGCCGACCTGACCGACCCGACCTGCGGGCTGCGGGCGGGACTGGTGGACGTCGCGCTGACCCGCGCGCCGTTCGACGAGACCGCGCTGACGGTCCGTCGGCTGCGCAGCGACCCGGTCGGGGCGGTGCTGCGTGCCGACGATCCGCTGGCGGGGCGCTCGGAGCTGCGGCTGGCCGACCTGGAGGGCCGTCGCTGGTTCCGGTTCCCGGAGGGCACCGACCCGCTCTGGCAGGCGTACTGGCAGGGCGGCGCGCACCGGGAGGGCCCGGTGGTGCGGGCCGTCCAGGAGTGCCTGCAGGCGGTGCTGTGGAACGGCACCGTCGGTCTCGCCCCGCTCGGCCACCGGCCGCCGGCCGAGCTGACCCTGGTCCCGCTGGCCGACATGCCGCCCAGCCCGGTGGTGGCGGCGTGGAACGCGGGTGACGCCAACCCGCTGATCCGCTCCTTCGTCGACGCCGCGACCGCCGCGTACCACCGCTGA
- a CDS encoding DoxX family protein, translated as MNLAFWTLAALLALFYLYGGALKLTRSPDRLRPMMAWVDRIPLPAVRALGAVEVLGALGLVLPPLTGIAPGLAAAAALGFVVLQLGAVPVHLTGGDRKIALNVVLLVAAALACWTALAR; from the coding sequence ATGAACCTCGCTTTCTGGACCCTCGCCGCCCTGCTCGCCCTCTTCTACCTCTACGGCGGCGCGCTCAAGCTCACTCGCAGCCCCGACCGGCTCCGCCCGATGATGGCCTGGGTCGACCGCATCCCGCTGCCCGCCGTCCGCGCCCTCGGCGCGGTCGAAGTCCTCGGCGCGCTCGGCCTGGTCCTCCCGCCCCTGACCGGCATCGCCCCCGGCCTGGCCGCGGCCGCCGCCCTCGGGTTCGTCGTCCTGCAACTGGGCGCCGTCCCCGTCCACCTGACCGGCGGAGACCGGAAAATCGCCCTCAACGTGGTCCTGCTGGTCGCCGCGGCCCTGGCCTGCTGGACGGCGCTCGCCCGCTGA
- a CDS encoding C40 family peptidase, producing the protein MSRGAIRSWRAAALLLATLLLLPAVPADADPAPVPAGELTIDQLSRAVEDARHVAEAAEQRYTGAAEQLAERERASAAAAAEADRERGRAAEAEAAAARVVGEQYRSGGLGPVARLVLADRPEEFLDRQLQATRRARTAADVLRDLREARNRLVLRSELALQARQSAADAARDAQQALDRARAAEARTEQLLASASAEQLGLLERRESALAERVGEQLPRTGAFGPGGGPSAAGRRAIGFALAQRGKPYRWGGTGPDAFDCSGLTSRAWQAAGTGIPRTSQAQWAALHRVALRDLRPGDLVIYHADAGHVALYVGGGTVVHAPHTGAVVELAPLTMLPVLGAVRPDPDAPADG; encoded by the coding sequence ATGTCCCGTGGTGCAATCCGATCCTGGCGGGCCGCGGCCCTGCTGCTGGCAACTCTGTTACTCCTCCCGGCCGTTCCGGCCGACGCCGACCCCGCGCCGGTCCCGGCGGGCGAGTTGACGATCGACCAGCTGTCCCGGGCGGTCGAGGACGCCCGGCACGTCGCCGAGGCCGCCGAACAGCGCTACACCGGCGCTGCCGAGCAGTTGGCGGAACGCGAGCGGGCTTCGGCAGCGGCCGCCGCCGAAGCCGACCGGGAACGCGGGCGGGCCGCCGAAGCCGAAGCGGCGGCCGCCCGGGTGGTCGGCGAGCAGTACCGCAGCGGCGGGCTCGGTCCGGTCGCCCGGCTGGTCCTCGCCGACCGGCCCGAGGAGTTCCTCGACCGGCAGCTGCAGGCCACCAGGCGGGCGCGCACCGCCGCCGACGTCCTGCGCGACCTGCGCGAGGCCCGCAACCGGCTGGTGCTGCGCTCCGAACTGGCCCTGCAGGCCCGGCAGTCGGCGGCCGACGCGGCCCGTGACGCCCAACAGGCGCTGGACCGGGCCAGGGCCGCCGAGGCCCGCACCGAGCAGCTGCTCGCCTCCGCGAGCGCCGAACAACTCGGCCTGCTGGAGCGGCGGGAGAGCGCCCTCGCCGAGCGGGTCGGCGAACAGCTGCCCCGCACCGGGGCGTTCGGTCCCGGCGGCGGGCCGTCCGCCGCCGGGCGCCGGGCGATCGGGTTCGCGCTGGCCCAACGCGGCAAGCCGTACCGGTGGGGCGGGACCGGCCCGGACGCCTTCGACTGCTCCGGCCTCACCTCGCGGGCCTGGCAGGCCGCCGGGACGGGCATCCCGCGCACCAGCCAGGCCCAGTGGGCGGCCCTGCACCGCGTCGCCCTGCGCGACCTGCGCCCCGGCGACCTGGTGATCTACCACGCCGACGCCGGCCACGTCGCGCTCTACGTCGGCGGCGGCACCGTGGTGCACGCCCCGCACACCGGCGCCGTGGTGGAGCTCGCGCCGCTCACCATGCTCCCGGTCCTCGGCGCGGTCCGGCCCGACCCGGACGCCCCGGCCGACGGCTGA
- a CDS encoding DUF4232 domain-containing protein: MRNRHLAATAALVAALGLTLTACDDDTAAPAATTAAAAPAASGTGAPPAAPSTSATGSSTGGNSGSGSNSGSRKCTAADLKAAVTHGAQSTDAQGVEEIELTNRGSATCTMKGYPGLDLVSGTQTWNLPRYQPAQADTVTLKPGGKAYVAIDYLPYMNDGTDEFKVSKIVLTPPDDTTQLTVSWVGANPMDQSGATHPGTYVRPVSASH, encoded by the coding sequence ATGCGCAACCGTCACCTGGCCGCCACCGCCGCGCTGGTCGCCGCCCTCGGCCTCACTCTCACCGCGTGCGACGACGACACCGCGGCGCCCGCCGCGACCACCGCCGCGGCGGCTCCGGCCGCCTCGGGCACGGGCGCCCCGCCGGCCGCGCCGAGCACCTCCGCCACCGGTTCGAGCACGGGCGGCAACTCCGGCTCCGGCTCGAACTCCGGCAGCCGCAAGTGCACCGCCGCGGACCTGAAGGCGGCCGTCACGCACGGCGCGCAGAGCACCGACGCCCAGGGCGTCGAGGAGATCGAGCTGACCAACCGCGGTTCGGCGACCTGCACCATGAAGGGCTACCCGGGCCTCGACCTGGTCAGCGGCACGCAGACCTGGAACCTGCCGCGCTACCAGCCGGCCCAGGCCGACACCGTCACGCTGAAGCCCGGCGGCAAGGCGTACGTGGCCATCGACTACCTGCCGTACATGAACGACGGCACCGACGAGTTCAAGGTGTCGAAGATCGTGCTGACCCCGCCGGACGACACCACCCAGCTCACCGTCTCCTGGGTCGGCGCCAACCCGATGGACCAGAGCGGCGCGACCCACCCGGGCACCTACGTGCGGCCGGTGTCCGCGTCGCACTGA
- a CDS encoding MFS transporter — protein MTAAIPDAAPDATSAPDAMSATDVAPAPDAASAPAPTGPARPGLTAVLLMAGSCLPILGAVLIAPVLPKLQDHFAGTSGVDALAPMALTVPALSLAIMAPFAGAIIDRLGRHRLLVIATVLYAIVGTAPLWLDSLPAIVASRVLVGITESAIMTCCTTLIGDYWSGKQREKYLALQAMCASISATAFFAVGGAAGSAGWRAPFWAYAVGLLLAPLLAVYLRPTARQQAAAVGVSVEPAVRTPLLRRLLAPCALTFFGAIVFYTVPVETSFLLDDLGITATSTIGLSTAVASAATVAGAVAFTRFADRAERLLPAVLALCAVGFGIIAFAQNVPVLVIGAVVNCLGGGLLLPTLITRTMALLDSADRGRGTGLWNTAFFLGEFVCPLILLGLAEPAGDLAGAVGVLGIATAVLAAGLALVRARRTTPTPASA, from the coding sequence ATGACCGCCGCCATACCCGACGCCGCGCCCGACGCCACGTCGGCTCCCGACGCCATGTCAGCTACGGACGTCGCACCGGCTCCGGACGCCGCGTCGGCCCCCGCGCCCACCGGACCGGCCCGGCCCGGGCTGACCGCCGTCCTGCTGATGGCGGGCAGCTGCCTGCCGATCCTGGGCGCCGTCCTGATCGCCCCCGTGCTGCCGAAGCTCCAGGACCACTTCGCCGGCACCTCGGGCGTGGACGCGCTCGCCCCGATGGCGCTCACCGTCCCCGCGCTGTCGCTGGCGATCATGGCCCCGTTCGCCGGCGCCATCATCGACCGCCTCGGCCGGCACCGGCTGCTGGTGATCGCCACCGTGCTGTACGCGATCGTCGGCACCGCGCCGCTCTGGCTGGACTCGCTGCCCGCGATCGTCGCCAGCCGGGTGCTGGTCGGCATCACCGAGTCCGCGATCATGACCTGCTGCACCACGCTGATCGGCGACTACTGGTCCGGCAAGCAGCGCGAGAAGTACCTCGCCCTGCAGGCCATGTGCGCCTCGATCTCCGCCACCGCGTTCTTCGCCGTCGGCGGCGCGGCCGGCTCCGCCGGATGGCGCGCGCCGTTCTGGGCCTACGCCGTCGGCCTGCTGCTCGCCCCGCTGCTCGCCGTGTACCTGCGCCCGACGGCCCGTCAGCAGGCCGCCGCCGTCGGCGTGAGCGTCGAACCGGCCGTCCGGACGCCGCTGCTGCGCCGCCTGCTCGCGCCCTGCGCGCTGACCTTCTTCGGTGCGATCGTCTTCTACACCGTGCCCGTCGAGACCTCCTTCCTGCTCGACGACCTCGGCATCACGGCCACCTCCACGATCGGCCTGTCCACCGCCGTCGCCAGCGCCGCCACGGTGGCCGGCGCGGTCGCCTTCACCCGCTTCGCCGACCGGGCCGAGCGCCTGCTGCCCGCCGTCCTCGCGCTGTGCGCCGTCGGCTTCGGCATCATCGCCTTCGCCCAGAACGTCCCGGTGCTGGTGATCGGCGCGGTGGTCAACTGCCTCGGCGGCGGCCTGCTGCTGCCGACCCTGATCACCCGCACCATGGCCCTGCTGGACAGCGCCGACCGCGGCCGCGGCACCGGCCTGTGGAACACCGCGTTCTTCCTCGGCGAGTTCGTCTGCCCGCTGATCCTGCTCGGCCTCGCCGAGCCCGCGGGCGACCTGGCCGGCGCGGTCGGCGTCCTCGGCATCGCCACCGCCGTGCTCGCCGCCGGCCTGGCCCTCGTCCGCGCCCGCCGCACGACCCCCACGCCGGCCTCCGCCTGA